A genomic segment from Curtobacterium sp. MCSS17_007 encodes:
- a CDS encoding NADP-dependent oxidoreductase: MKAVRFHKVGGPEVLRIEDVERPEPGAGQVRVRVAASAYNAADGGMRGGFLPIPVVLPHVPGYDVSGTVDAIGAGVPDLAVGDAVVGFLPMERDGGAAEYVVAPAGALVAAPTSLPLTDAAALPSVALTAWQALVDDGHLTAGQRLLVNGAGGVVGKYAVQLAKRLGVHVVATASPRSAGAVRAAGADQVVDHTTTDLHAAVDEQVDVLLNLAPIEPEVFARLVSLVRDGGAVVSTTAFMATPGDDDRGVRAATVFVRPDRQRLAELVSLVDAGELHVEVARRITLDELPALHAEAEAGRIAGKVVVTV; encoded by the coding sequence ATGAAGGCAGTACGGTTCCATAAGGTCGGCGGACCCGAGGTCCTGCGCATCGAGGACGTCGAGCGTCCCGAGCCGGGCGCCGGGCAGGTGCGGGTGCGAGTCGCCGCCTCCGCGTACAACGCGGCGGACGGGGGGATGCGCGGCGGGTTCCTCCCGATCCCCGTGGTCCTGCCGCACGTCCCCGGGTACGACGTCTCCGGCACGGTCGACGCGATCGGTGCGGGCGTCCCGGACCTCGCCGTGGGTGACGCGGTGGTCGGGTTCCTGCCCATGGAGCGGGACGGTGGGGCGGCGGAGTACGTCGTCGCACCGGCCGGGGCCCTGGTCGCCGCACCCACGAGCCTCCCGCTCACCGACGCTGCCGCACTGCCGTCGGTCGCCCTCACCGCCTGGCAGGCCCTCGTCGACGACGGCCACCTGACCGCCGGGCAGCGGCTGCTGGTCAACGGCGCCGGTGGCGTCGTCGGGAAGTACGCGGTGCAGCTCGCGAAGCGCCTCGGCGTGCACGTCGTCGCCACCGCCAGCCCGCGCAGCGCCGGGGCGGTGCGGGCGGCGGGGGCCGACCAGGTCGTCGACCACACCACCACCGACCTGCACGCAGCGGTCGACGAGCAGGTCGACGTGCTGCTCAACCTCGCGCCGATCGAGCCCGAGGTGTTCGCGCGACTCGTCTCGCTCGTGCGCGACGGCGGCGCGGTCGTGAGCACCACGGCGTTCATGGCGACGCCCGGCGACGACGACCGCGGCGTCCGCGCGGCCACCGTGTTCGTCCGGCCCGATCGACAGCGCTTGGCCGAGCTCGTCTCGCTGGTCGACGCGGGGGAGCTCCACGTCGAGGTCGCCCGGCGGATCACCCTCGACGAGCTGCCCGCGCTGCACGCCGAGGCCGAGGCCGGGCGGATCGCCGGGAAGGTCGTCGTGACGGTCTGA
- a CDS encoding TerC family protein, translating into MPQLPVVFEVGSIIALVAILVVDLLIVARRPHVPSLRESGAWVGVYVGLALVFAVLMLVFAGGDAAGQFVAGWLTEYSLSIDNLFVFVIIMARFSVPKAIQQEVLMLGIIIALVLRGVFILVGAQLIEDFTWIFYLFGAWLIWTAIQQLREDDDEEQQDSALVRLLRRRVRITDEFDGMKFRVTHDGARHFTPLLIVLIAIGTTDLLFALDSIPAIFGITESAFIVFTANVFALMGLRQLYFLLGGLLERLVYLKYGIALILAFIGVKLVLHALHENELPFVNGGEGFSWAPEIPTWVSLVVILVAMAGATGASLVRMRHDSTVGQR; encoded by the coding sequence ATGCCCCAGCTCCCCGTCGTCTTCGAGGTCGGCTCCATCATCGCGCTCGTCGCGATCCTGGTCGTCGACCTGCTCATCGTCGCCCGCCGACCGCACGTGCCGAGCCTGCGGGAGTCCGGGGCGTGGGTGGGCGTCTACGTCGGGCTGGCGCTCGTCTTCGCCGTGCTCATGCTCGTGTTCGCGGGCGGGGACGCCGCGGGGCAGTTCGTCGCCGGCTGGCTCACCGAGTACAGCCTGAGCATCGACAACCTGTTCGTCTTCGTCATCATCATGGCCCGGTTCAGCGTGCCGAAGGCGATCCAGCAGGAGGTGCTGATGCTCGGCATCATCATCGCCCTGGTGCTGCGCGGGGTGTTCATCCTGGTGGGCGCCCAGCTCATCGAGGACTTCACCTGGATCTTCTACCTGTTCGGGGCGTGGCTGATCTGGACCGCGATCCAGCAGCTCCGCGAGGACGACGACGAGGAACAGCAGGACAGCGCGCTCGTCCGACTGCTCCGCCGACGCGTCCGGATCACGGACGAGTTCGACGGCATGAAGTTCCGGGTGACCCACGACGGGGCCCGGCACTTCACGCCGCTGCTCATCGTCCTCATCGCGATCGGCACCACCGACCTGCTCTTCGCGCTCGACTCGATCCCGGCGATCTTCGGCATCACCGAGAGCGCGTTCATCGTCTTCACCGCGAACGTCTTCGCCCTGATGGGCCTCCGGCAGCTGTACTTCCTGCTCGGCGGGCTGCTCGAGCGCCTGGTCTACCTGAAGTACGGGATCGCGCTCATCCTCGCGTTCATCGGCGTCAAGCTCGTCCTGCACGCCCTGCACGAGAACGAGCTGCCGTTCGTCAACGGCGGCGAGGGCTTCTCGTGGGCGCCGGAGATCCCCACGTGGGTGTCACTCGTGGTGATCCTCGTCGCGATGGCGGGTGCGACCGGGGCGAGCCTGGTGCGGATGCGGCACGACAGCACGGTCGGCCAGCGCTGA
- a CDS encoding acetoacetate decarboxylase, translating to MTPLEALQRGTTPLAAPVYPLRATRFTDREYLNVVYRTDPDALRAVVPEPLVVEEPLVRFEVMKMGEVDGYGPYVESGQAIQVTLDGEHGEYLHAMYLDNFAATVSGRELSAYPKVLGTPRLRVDEGALVGTLDRGTERVATATMAYEWEPLDHEEARAQIAVPTFMVKLVPDVFTQGLRAAHLVRTEITDLTVKEAWTGPARLQLFAHALAPMADLPVLEVVSASHIVTDLTLAPVRPVHDYLAALDTQATQ from the coding sequence ATGACTCCGCTCGAAGCACTGCAGCGCGGCACCACCCCGCTCGCCGCCCCCGTCTACCCGCTGCGCGCGACCCGGTTCACCGACCGCGAGTACCTGAACGTCGTGTACCGCACCGACCCCGACGCACTCCGCGCGGTCGTCCCGGAGCCGCTCGTGGTCGAGGAGCCCCTCGTGCGGTTCGAGGTCATGAAGATGGGCGAGGTCGACGGGTACGGCCCCTACGTCGAGTCCGGTCAGGCGATCCAGGTCACCCTCGACGGCGAGCACGGTGAGTACCTGCACGCGATGTACCTCGACAACTTCGCCGCGACCGTCTCCGGCCGTGAGCTCAGCGCCTACCCGAAGGTGCTCGGCACCCCGCGGCTCCGCGTCGACGAGGGCGCTCTCGTCGGCACCCTCGACCGCGGCACCGAGCGGGTCGCGACGGCGACGATGGCGTACGAGTGGGAGCCGCTCGACCACGAGGAAGCGAGGGCGCAGATCGCCGTCCCGACGTTCATGGTCAAGCTCGTGCCGGACGTCTTCACCCAGGGCCTCCGCGCGGCGCACCTGGTCCGCACCGAGATCACCGACCTCACGGTCAAGGAGGCCTGGACCGGCCCCGCCCGGCTGCAGTTGTTCGCGCACGCCCTGGCACCCATGGCGGACCTGCCCGTGCTCGAGGTCGTCAGTGCCTCGCACATCGTCACCGACCTGACCCTCGCACCCGTCCGGCCCGTCCACGACTACCTCGCCGCACTGGACACGCAGGCGACTCAGTAG
- a CDS encoding helix-turn-helix transcriptional regulator, whose product MSNVRTLGTESGPWRPEVRLEAAGTTPDEAMATLPGMYAGNHWHSTTTDGPYSYRYTAVGDAALTLRRSQVHGFLRGEVHVGGDDYVVHWLTAGSIVLDTLGDPLPLPSMRPALSPDGHELVFEATDFDARLVHLDRTLVHDVASERAGTAVRSLCLDVGRRPDPTALTAWRDALTAATAVLTDAEPAPLAWHEATRSVAAAFLSLFPPQEEELPPELLRPRSARIRAAVEFVHAHAGEPLTVEQIAAAAGLSVRSTQEGFRRLLGVTPMTYVHELRLRRVRAELLVAAPGSATVSAIARRWGFFHLGRFSGTYRQRFGETPKETLRR is encoded by the coding sequence GTGTCGAACGTGCGCACGCTCGGGACGGAGTCCGGCCCGTGGCGACCGGAGGTCCGGCTCGAGGCGGCGGGCACGACCCCGGACGAGGCGATGGCCACACTGCCGGGGATGTACGCGGGCAACCACTGGCACAGCACGACCACGGACGGACCGTACTCGTACCGCTACACCGCGGTCGGTGACGCGGCGCTGACCCTCCGGCGCTCGCAGGTGCACGGGTTCCTCCGCGGTGAGGTGCACGTCGGCGGGGACGACTACGTCGTGCACTGGCTCACGGCCGGCTCGATCGTCCTCGACACCCTCGGTGACCCGCTCCCCCTGCCGTCGATGCGGCCGGCCCTGTCCCCGGACGGCCACGAGCTCGTCTTCGAGGCGACCGACTTCGACGCGCGCCTGGTCCACCTCGACCGCACGCTCGTCCACGACGTGGCGAGCGAACGGGCCGGCACGGCGGTCCGGTCCCTGTGCCTCGACGTCGGGAGGCGTCCCGACCCCACCGCCCTCACGGCGTGGCGGGACGCCCTGACGGCGGCGACGGCCGTCCTCACCGACGCGGAGCCGGCGCCCCTGGCCTGGCACGAGGCGACGCGGTCGGTCGCGGCGGCGTTCCTCTCGCTCTTCCCGCCGCAGGAGGAGGAGCTGCCCCCGGAACTGCTCCGGCCGAGGAGCGCGCGGATCCGTGCCGCGGTCGAGTTCGTCCACGCCCACGCGGGAGAACCCCTGACCGTGGAGCAGATCGCCGCTGCCGCCGGGCTGAGCGTCCGGAGCACGCAGGAGGGGTTCCGACGGCTGCTCGGCGTGACGCCGATGACGTACGTGCACGAGCTGCGGTTGCGCCGTGTCCGTGCCGAACTGCTGGTCGCCGCACCCGGATCGGCGACCGTCTCGGCGATCGCCCGACGGTGGGGGTTCTTCCACCTCGGTCGGTTCTCGGGCACGTACCGGCAGCGCTTCGGCGAGACGCCGAAGGAGACGCTCCGCAGGTGA
- a CDS encoding TetR/AcrR family transcriptional regulator, with translation MSTPAPDRPVRRRSSTRAQLVAAAEAVFDETGTTAVSVEAIVTRAGFTRGAFYSNFRSVDELFFAVYEQQAALVSELLGGMLDDARAAEHPSLDDVVRGVVGGLPPEEKWYAIRSVLITRARHDETVNRLLREHTDHFHDTLQPLLVGSLARIGLRPTVDPALFTRAVVAAHVGAVSQSVLHDDTEQVRVTAVEGCILGLTEPLPEESRAVR, from the coding sequence ATGAGCACCCCAGCCCCGGATCGGCCGGTCCGACGCCGCAGCAGCACCCGCGCACAGCTCGTCGCCGCCGCCGAGGCCGTGTTCGACGAGACCGGCACCACCGCGGTGAGCGTCGAGGCGATCGTGACCCGGGCCGGGTTCACCCGTGGGGCGTTCTACTCGAACTTCCGCAGTGTCGACGAGCTCTTCTTCGCCGTCTACGAGCAGCAGGCCGCCCTGGTCTCCGAGCTCCTCGGCGGCATGCTCGACGACGCCCGGGCCGCCGAGCACCCCTCGCTCGACGACGTCGTCCGCGGTGTGGTCGGGGGGCTCCCGCCGGAGGAGAAGTGGTACGCCATCCGCTCGGTCCTCATCACCCGCGCCCGCCACGACGAGACCGTCAACCGGTTGCTGCGCGAGCACACGGACCACTTCCACGACACCCTGCAGCCGCTCCTGGTCGGCAGCCTCGCGCGCATCGGGCTCCGGCCCACCGTCGACCCGGCGCTCTTCACGCGCGCGGTGGTCGCGGCGCACGTGGGTGCCGTGAGCCAGAGCGTCCTGCACGACGACACCGAGCAGGTCCGGGTCACCGCGGTCGAGGGCTGCATCCTCGGTCTCACCGAACCGCTCCCGGAGGAGTCCCGCGCCGTCCGGTGA
- a CDS encoding S26 family signal peptidase — protein MSQTTAIPLSGTLDRPFLRGRAVSRSETVLAWSVAAIAAVLLAAAVLFLSAGGRWFVVETPSMGEAAPVGTLVLDLPVDVATLRVGDIVSFETDANPGVVYTHRIIAIDAEGLHTRGDINGATDPWTLTQHEVIGTPALLVPHLGWLFRAAPILLGGTLLIWTLTSAFTDRVTRTCLRIAGGALTTAYAAFVLKPFVNVTTITNTSSPHGVEATIVSSGIFPVRVDAHGGTTVHLVDGEVGRVVVHELTENGHYQLTSNIDLDPVGWAALIAVCLVPLVLCLAVGRVEPVRAS, from the coding sequence ATGAGCCAGACCACAGCGATCCCGCTCAGCGGCACGCTGGACCGGCCGTTCCTGCGCGGTCGCGCGGTCAGCCGCTCCGAGACCGTCCTCGCCTGGTCGGTCGCCGCGATCGCAGCCGTCCTGCTCGCCGCCGCGGTCCTGTTCCTCTCCGCCGGCGGTCGCTGGTTCGTCGTCGAGACCCCCTCGATGGGCGAGGCCGCCCCCGTCGGGACCCTCGTGCTCGACCTGCCGGTCGACGTGGCCACGCTCCGAGTCGGCGACATCGTCTCCTTCGAGACCGACGCGAACCCGGGCGTCGTCTACACGCACCGCATCATCGCGATCGACGCCGAGGGTCTGCACACCCGCGGCGACATCAACGGCGCCACCGACCCGTGGACGCTGACGCAGCACGAGGTCATCGGCACCCCCGCACTCCTGGTCCCGCACCTGGGCTGGCTGTTCCGCGCCGCCCCGATCCTGCTCGGCGGCACCCTGCTGATCTGGACCCTCACGAGCGCCTTCACCGACCGCGTGACCCGTACCTGCCTGCGCATCGCCGGTGGTGCCCTCACCACCGCGTACGCCGCGTTCGTCCTGAAGCCGTTCGTCAACGTGACCACGATCACCAACACCTCGAGCCCGCACGGCGTCGAGGCGACGATCGTCTCGTCCGGCATCTTCCCCGTCCGGGTCGACGCGCACGGCGGCACCACCGTGCACCTGGTCGACGGCGAGGTCGGTCGGGTCGTCGTCCACGAGCTCACGGAGAACGGCCACTACCAGCTGACGTCGAACATCGACCTCGACCCGGTCGGCTGGGCCGCGCTCATCGCCGTCTGCCTCGTCCCCCTCGTGCTCTGCCTGGCCGTCGGCCGCGTCGAACCGGTGCGTGCCTCGTGA
- a CDS encoding ester cyclase, producing MTKDANAATQEKLGGILEARDWSRMQEAWHEDVVDHDPAPGQAPGLAGIVDFWTEFTTAFPDVTLEADPLVVTDDFTTAVFTIRGTHTGPFQGHEPTGRTFTVRGIQVSKFVDGRIAERWGSTDQKGIEEQLQLGSSDVRFVSQD from the coding sequence ATGACCAAGGACGCGAATGCCGCCACGCAGGAGAAGCTCGGCGGGATCCTCGAAGCCCGCGACTGGAGCCGCATGCAAGAGGCCTGGCACGAGGACGTCGTGGACCACGACCCCGCACCCGGCCAGGCACCCGGGCTCGCCGGCATCGTCGACTTCTGGACCGAGTTCACGACCGCGTTCCCCGACGTGACGCTCGAGGCGGACCCGCTCGTCGTGACCGACGACTTCACCACAGCGGTCTTCACCATCCGCGGCACCCACACCGGGCCGTTCCAGGGCCACGAGCCGACCGGCCGGACGTTCACGGTCCGCGGCATCCAGGTGTCGAAGTTCGTCGACGGCAGGATCGCCGAGCGCTGGGGCTCGACGGACCAGAAGGGCATCGAGGAGCAGCTGCAGCTCGGCTCGTCGGACGTGCGGTTCGTCAGCCAGGACTGA
- a CDS encoding MarR family transcriptional regulator, with amino-acid sequence MAPTTDDADLMAAFAAVVRANTSLVGQLSARAGIHENALRALVLVSDTGYSTPTEVAGYLGLTSGAVTNMIDRMTSAGLLERAPNPSDRRGSLLRLLPPGEAVVEDYRARYGAMLRAVDSAHGGELHQVLNALATGLYEQAADTVGERE; translated from the coding sequence GTGGCCCCCACCACCGACGACGCCGACCTCATGGCGGCGTTCGCTGCGGTCGTCCGCGCGAACACGAGCCTGGTCGGGCAGCTGAGCGCCCGCGCCGGCATCCACGAGAACGCCCTCCGCGCGCTCGTGCTCGTGAGCGACACCGGGTACTCGACGCCGACCGAGGTCGCCGGGTACCTCGGACTGACCTCCGGCGCGGTGACGAACATGATCGACCGCATGACGAGCGCCGGCCTGCTCGAGCGCGCGCCGAACCCCTCGGACCGACGGGGCTCCCTGCTGCGCCTGCTCCCGCCGGGGGAGGCCGTGGTCGAGGACTACCGCGCGCGCTACGGCGCGATGCTGCGTGCCGTCGACAGCGCGCACGGCGGCGAGCTCCACCAGGTGCTCAACGCCCTGGCGACGGGCCTGTACGAGCAGGCGGCCGACACGGTCGGCGAGCGCGAGTAG
- a CDS encoding LamG domain-containing protein produces the protein MTARTLRDGRVVAVLLVVALAVVVLLNQFAPTRSAYSATVTNPTNSAATAPYFTCAAAARADAAGALFAYDLDEASGSRTAADSSGKGNAGTYQGTMTATANPGACARDGGPAYTLNGSNSFVSTPRSYANPTTFSEEVWFRTTVAGGLLIGFGSNQVATSGQHDRQIYLNTSGQLVFGTYNNTTQVITSPKAVTDGAWHHVVSTMSPTNGMRLYLDGTLVASNTAFRTPENATGYFRIGYDTISGWPGAPANYWFTGSMRYAAVYSTELSATQVANHHAAGR, from the coding sequence GTGACCGCCCGCACGCTCCGCGACGGCCGGGTCGTCGCCGTCCTGCTCGTCGTCGCGCTCGCCGTGGTGGTCCTGCTCAACCAGTTCGCGCCCACCCGGTCCGCCTACAGCGCGACGGTGACGAACCCGACCAACTCCGCGGCCACCGCGCCGTACTTCACCTGCGCCGCTGCCGCCCGCGCCGACGCTGCGGGCGCCCTGTTCGCGTACGACCTCGACGAGGCATCGGGCTCGCGCACCGCGGCGGACTCGTCCGGCAAGGGCAACGCCGGCACCTACCAGGGCACCATGACCGCGACCGCGAACCCCGGAGCCTGCGCCCGCGACGGCGGTCCGGCCTACACGCTGAACGGCTCGAACAGCTTCGTCTCGACGCCACGCTCGTACGCGAACCCCACGACCTTCAGCGAGGAGGTCTGGTTCCGCACGACCGTGGCCGGCGGGCTGCTCATCGGCTTCGGCAGCAACCAGGTCGCCACCTCGGGGCAGCACGACCGCCAGATCTACCTCAACACCTCGGGGCAGCTCGTCTTCGGCACGTACAACAACACGACCCAGGTGATCACCTCGCCGAAGGCCGTCACCGACGGAGCGTGGCACCACGTCGTGTCGACCATGTCGCCGACGAACGGCATGCGCCTGTACCTCGACGGCACGCTCGTCGCCTCGAACACCGCGTTCAGGACGCCGGAGAACGCCACGGGCTACTTCCGCATCGGGTACGACACCATCAGCGGGTGGCCCGGTGCTCCGGCCAACTACTGGTTCACCGGCTCGATGCGGTACGCCGCCGTCTACTCGACGGAACTGTCCGCGACGCAGGTCGCGAACCACCACGCCGCCGGTCGCTGA
- a CDS encoding copper resistance protein CopC translates to MRLRALLATVVVGALAPIVLLAGPASAHDSLVSADPAADSSVSGDVDHVTLTLSEPPLSGLQTGIVISVTDGAGSERTTGDVRVEGTTIAKDVDLAAAGTYRVQWRSVSVDGHPISGEYRFTSTGATATPSASTTPDAGATEPAAPSATATADAATGTPDEVSATQAAAAPVDHRHHTILLLIVALVVVGFAGVVGVRALLARRNGVPVEGTDIEDGTDDTSTGEPGTDEGGTRR, encoded by the coding sequence GTGCGTCTCCGAGCCCTCCTCGCCACCGTCGTCGTCGGAGCGCTCGCACCGATCGTGCTGCTCGCCGGCCCGGCGTCCGCGCACGACTCCCTGGTGTCCGCCGACCCGGCCGCCGACTCGAGCGTCTCCGGTGACGTCGACCACGTCACCCTGACGCTCTCCGAGCCGCCGTTGTCGGGACTGCAGACCGGCATCGTCATCAGCGTCACCGACGGCGCCGGATCCGAACGCACCACCGGGGACGTGCGGGTCGAGGGCACCACCATCGCGAAGGACGTCGACCTCGCGGCCGCCGGCACCTACCGCGTGCAGTGGCGCAGCGTCTCGGTCGACGGACACCCGATCTCCGGCGAGTACCGCTTCACGTCGACGGGCGCGACCGCGACCCCGAGCGCGAGCACGACTCCGGACGCCGGGGCGACGGAGCCCGCAGCGCCGTCCGCCACCGCGACGGCGGACGCCGCGACCGGGACCCCCGACGAGGTGTCCGCGACGCAGGCGGCCGCCGCCCCGGTGGACCACCGACACCACACGATCCTGCTGCTGATCGTCGCGCTGGTCGTCGTCGGGTTCGCCGGTGTCGTCGGTGTCCGCGCCCTGCTGGCCCGTCGGAACGGCGTTCCCGTGGAGGGAACGGACATCGAGGACGGCACCGACGACACGAGCACCGGCGAGCCCGGCACGGACGAGGGCGGCACGCGCCGGTGA
- a CDS encoding response regulator transcription factor, whose product MRIVIAEDAVLLRAGLVRLLTDAGHEVTAAVDTAPALLAAVAADRPDLVIVDVRMPPTFTDEGVRAAVLIRAQHPGVAVLVLSQYVEERYAADLITSDTAGLGYLLKDRVVEVDEFLGDVARVGSGGTVFDPEVVAQILARSRRTDGIDTLTPRELQVLQLMAEGRSNSAVGAELHITESSVEKHVSAVFTKLGVPAEGTGNRRVLAVLRYLSEAAGRGR is encoded by the coding sequence GTGCGCATCGTGATCGCCGAGGACGCCGTCCTCCTCCGTGCCGGACTCGTCCGCCTGCTGACCGACGCCGGACACGAGGTGACGGCGGCCGTCGACACCGCTCCGGCCCTGCTCGCCGCCGTCGCCGCGGACCGCCCCGACCTGGTGATCGTCGACGTCCGGATGCCCCCGACCTTCACCGACGAGGGGGTGCGGGCCGCCGTCCTCATCCGTGCGCAGCACCCCGGGGTCGCGGTGCTCGTGCTCTCCCAGTACGTCGAGGAACGCTACGCCGCCGACCTCATCACGAGCGACACGGCCGGACTCGGGTACCTGCTCAAGGACCGCGTGGTCGAGGTGGACGAGTTCCTCGGCGACGTCGCCCGGGTCGGGTCCGGCGGGACGGTCTTCGACCCCGAGGTGGTCGCGCAGATCCTCGCCCGCTCGCGCCGTACGGACGGCATCGACACCCTGACCCCGCGGGAGCTCCAGGTCCTGCAGCTCATGGCCGAGGGGCGCTCGAACAGCGCGGTCGGCGCCGAGCTGCACATCACCGAGAGCTCGGTCGAGAAGCACGTGTCCGCCGTGTTCACGAAGCTCGGCGTCCCCGCCGAGGGTACCGGCAACCGCCGCGTGCTCGCCGTGCTCCGCTACCTGTCCGAAGCCGCCGGTCGCGGCCGCTGA
- a CDS encoding sensor histidine kinase — MQKATALWSSAVDLLLDAFLGFVWLVLVVTLLATSIGSIPAAGVGVLLLVGTTLTARWVAEVERRRAAALHDVEIPRPVRRATRVTGPWRPVVQAFVDLADPVTWRALAHHLVSLVLGWGFLGIVTLAPFLVTTARTGSVPGLRWLPGGTVGGVLAGAVLLVLTVLYVWGAGSLDRVLAPLLLGSSRTAALQDRIDRLTDARQGAVDAATTERLRIERDLHDGVQPRLVALAMTLGMARSRFDSDPAATRQLLDQAHRDAKDSITELRQLARGIHPAILTDRGLDAALSAVAARNAVPTTVDVALDARPRPEVEAVLYFAVAEALTNVAKHSGATRCSVTVDQVPGGIRTVVWDDGVGGAGTDGHPGGGLSGMRDRVRAAGGTLLIESPVGGPTRVTVEVPCAS; from the coding sequence GTGCAGAAAGCGACCGCCCTCTGGAGCTCCGCAGTGGACCTCCTCCTCGACGCGTTCCTCGGGTTCGTCTGGCTCGTGCTCGTCGTCACGCTCCTCGCCACCTCGATCGGCAGCATCCCCGCGGCCGGTGTGGGGGTGCTGCTCCTGGTGGGCACCACCCTGACCGCCCGGTGGGTCGCCGAGGTCGAGCGCCGCCGCGCAGCGGCCCTCCACGACGTCGAGATCCCCCGCCCGGTCCGCCGGGCGACCCGCGTCACCGGGCCCTGGCGCCCCGTGGTGCAGGCGTTCGTCGACCTCGCCGACCCGGTGACCTGGCGGGCACTGGCGCACCACCTGGTGTCCCTCGTGCTCGGCTGGGGCTTCCTCGGGATCGTGACGCTCGCACCGTTCCTCGTGACGACGGCCCGGACCGGTTCGGTGCCGGGGCTGCGCTGGCTCCCCGGTGGCACGGTCGGCGGAGTCCTCGCCGGCGCGGTGCTCCTCGTGCTGACGGTGCTGTACGTGTGGGGCGCCGGCAGTCTCGACCGGGTGCTCGCGCCGCTGCTCCTCGGTTCGAGCCGGACCGCGGCGCTGCAGGACCGCATCGACCGTCTCACGGACGCCCGGCAGGGTGCGGTCGACGCCGCCACGACCGAACGGCTCCGCATCGAGCGGGACCTGCACGACGGCGTGCAGCCCCGGCTCGTGGCACTCGCGATGACCCTCGGCATGGCGCGGTCGCGGTTCGACAGCGACCCCGCGGCGACCCGGCAGCTCCTCGACCAGGCGCACCGTGACGCGAAGGACTCGATCACCGAGCTCCGACAGCTCGCCCGGGGCATCCACCCGGCGATCCTCACCGACCGAGGTCTCGACGCCGCACTGTCCGCCGTCGCAGCGCGCAACGCGGTCCCGACGACCGTCGACGTCGCACTCGACGCCCGCCCGCGGCCCGAGGTCGAGGCCGTCCTGTACTTCGCCGTCGCCGAGGCGCTCACGAACGTCGCGAAGCACTCCGGTGCGACGCGGTGCTCCGTCACCGTCGACCAGGTGCCCGGCGGCATCCGGACCGTGGTGTGGGACGACGGGGTCGGCGGTGCCGGCACCGACGGGCACCCCGGAGGCGGCCTGAGCGGGATGCGCGACCGCGTCCGCGCCGCGGGCGGCACCCTGCTGATCGAGAGCCCCGTCGGCGGCCCGACCCGAGTGACCGTGGAGGTCCCGTGCGCATCGTGA
- a CDS encoding DUF4097 family beta strand repeat-containing protein, translating into MVGSVLLVALLALVVVQSVAAADRQDHSRTSAVDEPVDGIRIETGATDVRVERAAVDRPEIVFVAGDTRLRERHAVRDGVLDLTVAGPAWSIVDLSVGVRQGAHLTVRVPEDTPDDLPIEVSATAGDVLLAGSWGDVALTSTAGDVTLDGRADTLTVEATSGDVDLALSAAPRSISVETTSGDQEVRLPDGDYQITAEATVGDVDNELGTDPGAEQRYRFSAVAGDIEIERGPGR; encoded by the coding sequence GTGGTCGGCTCCGTGCTGCTCGTCGCGCTGCTCGCCCTCGTCGTCGTGCAGTCCGTCGCCGCTGCCGACCGCCAGGACCACTCACGGACGAGCGCCGTCGACGAGCCCGTCGACGGCATCCGGATCGAGACCGGGGCGACCGACGTCCGTGTCGAGCGGGCCGCCGTCGACCGTCCGGAGATCGTCTTCGTCGCCGGTGACACCCGGCTCCGTGAGCGGCACGCGGTCCGCGACGGCGTGCTCGACCTCACGGTCGCCGGGCCCGCCTGGAGCATCGTCGACCTGTCCGTCGGCGTCCGGCAGGGTGCCCACCTGACCGTGCGGGTCCCCGAGGACACCCCGGACGACCTGCCGATCGAGGTCAGCGCCACCGCCGGTGACGTGCTGCTCGCGGGCAGCTGGGGCGACGTCGCACTGACGAGCACCGCCGGTGACGTCACGCTCGACGGCCGGGCGGACACCCTGACGGTCGAGGCGACCTCGGGCGACGTGGACCTCGCACTCAGCGCGGCACCGCGGAGCATCTCGGTCGAGACGACCTCCGGTGACCAGGAGGTCCGCCTGCCGGACGGCGACTACCAGATCACCGCCGAGGCGACCGTCGGCGACGTCGACAACGAGCTCGGCACCGACCCCGGTGCCGAGCAGCGGTACCGGTTCTCGGCGGTCGCGGGTGACATCGAGATCGAGCGCGGGCCCGGTCGCTGA